A genomic window from Sulfurospirillum multivorans DSM 12446 includes:
- a CDS encoding D-amino-acid transaminase, giving the protein MSSIVFLNGDFCKEEDAKVSIFDRGYLFGDGIYEVVPVINGKVIDKEPFFERFDASMNKIALKAPFCKAEIITILDTLIAKNEIVEGGIYMQVTRGVAPREFYFPENTPTTFMAFTFKKEIINHPLAEKGIKVVSCADIRWKRRDIKSISLLGQVLAKEEVHQKGAFEGWMVEDGFVTEGTSSAAFIVKDGVIITRPLSNAILPSIRRKLLMEYTKENNIKVEERLFTIEEALNADEAFMASATVFVLPIIEIDGKPIGSGKPGEMVKKLRALYVEAALKEANA; this is encoded by the coding sequence ATGAGCAGTATTGTTTTTCTAAACGGAGATTTTTGTAAAGAGGAAGATGCCAAAGTATCGATTTTTGATCGTGGGTATCTTTTTGGTGATGGCATCTACGAAGTTGTACCTGTTATTAATGGCAAAGTGATTGATAAAGAGCCTTTTTTTGAGCGTTTTGATGCAAGCATGAATAAAATTGCTCTCAAAGCGCCTTTTTGTAAAGCGGAGATTATTACGATTTTAGATACCTTGATTGCTAAAAATGAGATCGTTGAAGGTGGCATTTACATGCAAGTGACACGTGGTGTCGCACCTCGTGAGTTCTATTTTCCTGAAAATACCCCAACCACGTTTATGGCATTTACCTTTAAAAAAGAGATCATTAACCATCCTCTCGCTGAAAAAGGCATCAAAGTTGTGAGTTGTGCGGACATTAGATGGAAAAGACGTGACATCAAGTCTATTTCGCTCTTGGGTCAAGTTTTAGCCAAAGAAGAAGTCCACCAAAAAGGTGCCTTTGAGGGTTGGATGGTTGAAGATGGTTTTGTGACTGAGGGAACTTCTTCGGCTGCATTTATCGTGAAAGATGGCGTGATTATCACGCGTCCGCTTTCCAATGCGATTTTGCCAAGTATTCGTCGCAAACTCTTAATGGAATACACCAAAGAGAACAACATCAAAGTCGAAGAGCGTCTTTTCACCATTGAAGAAGCGTTAAACGCAGATGAAGCGTTTATGGCAAGTGCAACGGTTTTTGTTCTTCCAATTATTGAGATTGATGGTAAGCCTATCGGCAGTGGAAAACCTGGCGAAATGGTTAAAAAACTTCGCGCACTTTACGTCGAAGCTGCCCTTAAAGAGGCGAATGCCTAA
- a CDS encoding macro domain-containing protein: MKVKISDRMVFKDFLEKVSIISAFFTIIFIFVDIPKQYKTCTGLVVAFIFVCLYLGLWWWDNKLKNVNLLIEGSKVVIKTGDIFKQSGLKAIAFNEYFDTQVDDKIISKKSLNGIFIDKYSNKSLDELNHLIDSYQFDEENLIDSNVSRLGKSKKYKLGTVCILDDYLLVAFSKFDSKNQANLTMPEYLGFLINFWDNVNRVYSQKDVSVPIFGSGITRIKEHKNISDENLLKIMLWTFRISEMRFKYPAKLSIIIHEDKINSINLLDIKAAENGL, encoded by the coding sequence GTGAAGGTTAAAATATCCGATAGAATGGTTTTCAAAGACTTTTTAGAGAAGGTTTCAATAATATCTGCATTTTTCACAATAATTTTCATTTTTGTTGATATACCAAAACAATATAAAACGTGTACAGGACTGGTAGTCGCATTTATTTTTGTTTGTTTGTATCTAGGCTTGTGGTGGTGGGACAACAAACTAAAAAATGTAAATCTTCTCATAGAAGGAAGTAAAGTTGTAATAAAAACAGGAGATATTTTTAAACAGTCAGGACTTAAAGCTATTGCTTTTAATGAATATTTTGACACTCAAGTAGATGACAAAATTATTTCAAAAAAATCTCTAAACGGCATTTTCATAGATAAGTATTCAAATAAGTCATTGGATGAATTAAACCATTTAATAGATAGCTACCAATTTGATGAAGAAAACTTAATTGATAGTAACGTATCTAGATTGGGAAAGTCAAAGAAATACAAACTTGGAACAGTTTGTATTTTGGATGATTATCTTTTGGTTGCTTTTTCAAAATTTGATAGCAAAAATCAAGCAAATCTTACTATGCCAGAATATTTAGGTTTTTTGATAAACTTCTGGGATAATGTAAATAGAGTGTATTCACAGAAGGATGTGTCCGTACCTATATTTGGATCAGGAATAACCCGAATAAAAGAACATAAAAATATTAGTGATGAAAATCTCTTGAAAATCATGCTTTGGACATTCAGAATAAGTGAAATGCGATTCAAATACCCGGCAAAGTTAAGCATCATAATACACGAAGATAAAATAAACTCTATAAATCTATTAGATATAAAAGCAGCAGAGAATGGGCTTTGA
- a CDS encoding TIR domain-containing protein, which yields MANRTGTYIAFDGLGKTNPTESDFKYYATIQAWSANKNIDFKFVNSHDKTAAVRDASLRSTLESRIRERLAASKNCLVILSADTRKSGSMLSYEIEQAVDKYKIPLICVYTDYETIYKPKELSNRWPDALTKRINDGTADAIHIAFKKEILLTAMSQFSVNNDSPGSSLVIYTKETQERLNSK from the coding sequence ATGGCAAATAGAACCGGAACGTACATAGCATTTGATGGTCTTGGAAAGACTAATCCTACAGAATCTGATTTCAAGTATTATGCTACGATACAGGCTTGGAGTGCAAATAAAAATATCGATTTTAAGTTTGTTAATAGTCATGATAAAACTGCAGCGGTTAGAGATGCAAGCCTTCGTAGTACACTAGAAAGCAGGATAAGGGAACGTTTAGCTGCATCCAAAAATTGTCTTGTCATCTTGAGTGCTGACACGAGGAAATCTGGCAGCATGTTATCTTATGAGATTGAACAAGCGGTTGATAAATACAAAATCCCACTAATATGTGTATATACTGACTATGAAACAATTTACAAACCAAAAGAGCTTTCAAATAGATGGCCTGATGCTTTAACAAAAAGAATTAACGATGGGACTGCTGATGCTATTCATATAGCTTTCAAAAAAGAAATTTTATTGACTGCAATGAGTCAATTTTCTGTAAATAATGACTCTCCTGGTAGTTCATTAGTTATATATACAAAAGAAACACAAGAACGATTGAATTCTAAGTGA